A genomic stretch from Oleomonas cavernae includes:
- a CDS encoding DsbA family protein produces MRRLIASGLALGLLAASPLPAAAETFDSKAQQEIRDIVKAYLMEHPEVIIEAVQGLEAKQEAARAEQAKGQIAGLRDKLIRDPRDQVLGDPNGDVTLVEFFDYRCGYCKQAQPILMELIKAEPRLRVVLKEFPILGPDSVLASRAAIASVPQGKYAAFHEALIATRGALSEDKIMEVAKSVGLDTAALKAGMSKPEIATQIDDAHALAEKLAINGTPSFIIGDNLVPGAIDLETLKKLVAEARAACTGTC; encoded by the coding sequence ATGCGTCGCTTGATTGCTTCCGGCCTTGCCCTGGGCCTCCTGGCGGCCAGCCCCCTGCCCGCCGCGGCCGAGACCTTCGACAGCAAGGCGCAGCAGGAAATCCGCGACATCGTCAAAGCTTATCTGATGGAACACCCCGAGGTGATCATCGAGGCGGTCCAGGGCCTGGAAGCGAAACAGGAAGCCGCCCGCGCCGAACAGGCCAAGGGCCAGATCGCCGGCCTGCGCGACAAGCTCATCCGCGACCCGCGCGACCAGGTGCTGGGCGACCCCAATGGCGACGTCACCCTGGTCGAGTTCTTCGATTATCGCTGCGGCTATTGCAAGCAGGCCCAGCCGATCCTGATGGAACTGATCAAGGCCGAGCCCCGCCTGCGCGTCGTGCTGAAGGAATTCCCGATCCTGGGGCCGGATTCGGTGCTCGCCAGCCGCGCCGCCATCGCCTCGGTCCCGCAGGGCAAGTACGCCGCCTTTCACGAAGCGCTGATCGCCACCCGCGGCGCGCTGAGCGAAGACAAGATCATGGAAGTGGCCAAGTCGGTCGGCCTTGATACGGCCGCGCTGAAGGCCGGCATGAGCAAGCCCGAGATCGCCACCCAGATCGACGATGCCCATGCCCTGGCGGAGAAGCTGGCGATCAACGGCACCCCCAGCTTCATCATCGGCGACAATCTGGTGCCCGGCGCGATAGACCTCGAGACCCTGAAGAAACTGGTCGCCGAGGCCCGCGCCGCCTGCACCGGGACCTGCTGA
- a CDS encoding tetratricopeptide repeat protein: MIATEDPKLAAQAIQALEIATRDDPDNSMAWYQLAIAYGRRGDIGLAALASAERFLLTGKLDDAFQQAQRAEQLLPVGSPGALRAADVRELSLRLWRDRN, encoded by the coding sequence ATGATCGCGACTGAGGACCCCAAACTGGCGGCCCAGGCGATCCAGGCACTGGAGATCGCGACCCGCGACGATCCCGACAATTCCATGGCATGGTATCAGCTTGCCATCGCCTATGGCCGGCGCGGCGACATCGGCCTGGCCGCGTTGGCCTCGGCCGAACGCTTCCTGCTGACGGGCAAGCTCGACGACGCCTTCCAGCAGGCGCAGCGGGCCGAGCAATTGCTGCCGGTGGGCTCGCCCGGCGCCCTGCGCGCCGCCGACGTCCGCGAACTGTCCTTGCGCCTGTGGCGGGACCGCAACTGA
- a CDS encoding calcium-binding protein, with amino-acid sequence MATFSVLNGTGLNGAGVDFGTLNQISASGIAGFPVITPTTGSVFFNDTGLLSLTGTGMSFVFPSTFGGTVNSLTYAKPAVTPVFSITGISQPLAGAAGALLGGGDLTAFLASAFAGVDTISGSSVNDVLAGFGGADLIDGGLGNDIADYGASAAGLTGDLSAGTVSGGDATGDTLTSIEGLTGTAFSDALTGSAAANVLSGGNDNDTLTGLAGADTLNGGNGIDTADYSLSAAGIVIKLAAGTGSGGDAAGDTLSGIETVVGTAFRDAMAGDGNTNTLNGGAGTDVLAGGGGADTLDGGDGIDIVSYAASLAGVQVDLKNNTYTGGDAAGDSLVGIEYLTGSGFGDTLAGTDSTNRLLGLDGDDVLQGNGGNDALRGGAGVTS; translated from the coding sequence ATGGCAACTTTTTCCGTTCTGAACGGCACTGGCCTGAACGGCGCCGGCGTGGATTTCGGCACGCTCAACCAGATTTCCGCCTCTGGCATCGCGGGTTTCCCGGTCATCACGCCCACCACGGGCAGCGTGTTTTTCAACGATACCGGGCTTTTATCCTTAACCGGCACCGGCATGTCGTTTGTTTTTCCGTCGACCTTCGGCGGCACGGTCAACAGCCTCACCTACGCCAAACCCGCCGTCACCCCGGTCTTCTCGATCACCGGGATCAGCCAGCCGCTGGCCGGCGCCGCCGGCGCCTTGCTCGGCGGGGGTGACCTGACGGCCTTTCTGGCCTCGGCCTTTGCCGGTGTCGACACGATCTCGGGATCGTCGGTAAACGATGTCCTGGCGGGCTTTGGCGGGGCCGACCTGATCGATGGCGGGCTGGGCAACGATATCGCCGACTACGGCGCCTCGGCCGCCGGCCTGACCGGCGACCTGAGCGCCGGCACGGTGAGTGGCGGCGACGCGACAGGCGATACGCTGACCAGTATCGAGGGTCTCACCGGCACCGCCTTCAGCGACGCCTTGACCGGCTCGGCGGCGGCCAATGTCCTCTCGGGCGGCAATGACAACGATACGCTGACCGGCCTTGCCGGGGCCGACACGCTGAACGGCGGCAACGGGATCGACACGGCCGACTACTCCCTGTCGGCCGCCGGCATCGTCATCAAGCTGGCGGCCGGCACGGGCAGCGGCGGCGATGCGGCGGGCGACACGCTGAGCGGCATCGAAACGGTCGTCGGGACGGCCTTCCGCGACGCCATGGCCGGTGACGGCAACACCAATACCCTGAACGGCGGCGCGGGAACCGACGTGCTGGCCGGCGGCGGCGGGGCCGACACGCTGGACGGCGGCGACGGCATCGACATCGTCAGCTATGCGGCATCGCTGGCCGGGGTGCAGGTCGACCTGAAGAACAACACCTACACCGGGGGCGACGCCGCGGGCGACAGCCTTGTCGGCATCGAATATCTCACCGGCTCGGGCTTTGGTGACACGCTTGCGGGGACGGACAGTACCAATCGCCTGCTGGGCCTGGACGGCGACGATGTGCTGCAGGGCAACGGCGGCAACGATGCCCTGAGAGGCGGCGCGGGGGTGACGAGCTGA
- a CDS encoding TetR/AcrR family transcriptional regulator — protein MARNTRQRIIEAALRLFNERHFGNVTTAELAADLGITEGNLWYHFKSKRALLEAMTDLYLERAGQRLAILPGEGDVLDGYAGLLAALSAEVRDFRSIFRDRADYGEHTARMIAAAPGIYEGTWHQFGQFFRALKRAGHLDMPDQWIDPLVINSVIIIRFSLEFFREMNAGEEEGQKQIDWGIVQHLASFGDMLHADARRYLLAKLGLEAAGATMLMPFTAKG, from the coding sequence ATGGCACGCAACACCCGCCAACGCATCATCGAGGCCGCCCTGCGGCTGTTCAACGAGCGGCACTTCGGCAATGTGACGACGGCCGAGCTGGCGGCCGATCTGGGCATCACCGAAGGTAATCTCTGGTATCACTTCAAGAGCAAGCGCGCCCTGCTCGAGGCGATGACCGACCTCTATCTCGAGCGGGCGGGGCAGCGTCTGGCGATCCTGCCGGGCGAGGGCGACGTGCTCGACGGCTATGCCGGCCTGCTCGCCGCCCTCTCGGCCGAGGTGCGCGACTTCCGCTCCATTTTCCGCGACCGCGCCGATTACGGCGAGCACACCGCGCGCATGATCGCGGCGGCGCCGGGCATCTACGAGGGCACCTGGCATCAGTTCGGCCAGTTCTTCCGTGCCCTGAAGCGGGCAGGGCACCTGGACATGCCTGACCAGTGGATCGACCCGCTGGTGATCAACTCGGTCATCATCATCCGCTTCTCGCTGGAATTCTTCCGCGAGATGAATGCCGGGGAAGAGGAGGGCCAGAAGCAGATCGACTGGGGCATCGTCCAGCACCTCGCCTCCTTCGGCGACATGCTGCACGCCGATGCCCGGCGCTATCTCCTGGCCAAGCTGGGCCTGGAGGCGGCGGGGGCGACCATGCTGATGCCTTTCACCGCGAAGGGCTGA
- a CDS encoding O-acetylhomoserine aminocarboxypropyltransferase, which yields MSDQPQAFETRTVHAGAAPDPTTKARVTPIYQTSSYVFDDVDHAASLFGLQAFGNIYTRIMNPTSAVLEARIADLEGGTAALAVASGHAAQFLAFHTLLSPGDKFLASRKLYGGSINQFGESFKQFGWQVIWVDQDDPQNFERAFEDGVKAIFVESIANPGGVITDLEPIAKIAQKHHVPFIVDNTLATPYLVRPLEWGANIVVHSATKFLGGHGNSIAGLIVDGGNFDWLKDDKYPLLAKPNPSYAGVELGKTFGNIAFAIANRVLGLRDLGPAIAPLNAFLVLTGTETLALRMERHTANTLAVARHLAAHDKVAWVSYAGLEGDKYHALARKYSPKGAGAVFTFGLKGGYQAGTSLVKSVKLFSHLANVGDVRSLIIHPASTTHKQLTPAQRAAAGAGDDVVRLSVGIENVLDIIADLDQGLAAV from the coding sequence ATGAGCGACCAGCCCCAAGCGTTCGAGACCAGGACCGTCCACGCCGGCGCGGCCCCCGACCCCACCACCAAGGCCCGGGTGACCCCCATCTACCAGACCTCGTCCTATGTCTTCGATGATGTGGATCATGCGGCGTCGCTGTTCGGGCTGCAGGCCTTCGGCAACATCTATACCCGCATCATGAATCCCACGAGCGCGGTGCTCGAGGCGCGTATCGCCGACCTCGAGGGCGGCACGGCGGCCCTGGCCGTGGCCTCGGGCCATGCGGCGCAGTTCCTGGCCTTCCACACCCTGCTTTCGCCCGGCGACAAGTTCCTGGCCTCGCGCAAGCTCTACGGCGGCTCGATCAACCAGTTCGGCGAAAGCTTCAAGCAGTTCGGCTGGCAGGTGATCTGGGTCGACCAGGACGACCCGCAGAATTTCGAGCGCGCCTTCGAGGACGGCGTGAAGGCGATTTTCGTCGAGAGCATTGCCAATCCCGGCGGCGTGATCACCGACCTGGAGCCGATCGCCAAGATCGCGCAGAAGCACCATGTCCCGTTCATCGTCGACAACACCCTGGCGACGCCCTACCTGGTGCGCCCGCTCGAATGGGGCGCCAACATCGTCGTCCATTCCGCCACCAAGTTCCTGGGCGGCCATGGCAACTCGATCGCCGGGCTGATCGTCGACGGCGGCAATTTCGACTGGCTCAAGGACGACAAATACCCGCTGCTGGCCAAGCCCAACCCGTCCTATGCCGGGGTGGAACTGGGCAAGACCTTCGGCAACATCGCCTTCGCCATCGCCAACCGGGTCCTGGGGCTGCGCGATCTGGGCCCGGCCATCGCGCCGCTCAACGCCTTCCTGGTCCTGACCGGCACCGAGACCCTGGCCCTGCGCATGGAACGCCACACGGCCAACACGCTGGCGGTGGCGAGGCACCTGGCCGCCCATGACAAGGTCGCCTGGGTGTCCTATGCCGGGCTGGAGGGCGACAAGTATCATGCCCTGGCCCGGAAATATTCGCCCAAGGGCGCCGGCGCCGTCTTCACCTTCGGCCTGAAGGGCGGCTACCAGGCCGGCACCAGCCTGGTCAAATCGGTGAAGCTGTTCTCGCACCTGGCCAACGTGGGTGACGTGCGCAGTCTCATCATCCATCCGGCCTCGACCACGCACAAGCAGCTGACCCCGGCCCAGCGCGCCGCGGCGGGCGCCGGCGACGATGTGGTGCGCCTGTCGGTCGGCATCGAGAACGTGCTCGACATCATCGCCGACCTCGACCAGGGCCTCGCCGCGGTCTGA
- a CDS encoding HD domain-containing protein, with amino-acid sequence MPLIDDALKADLLARYGEAGRHYHGMGHIQALLGLARDHAGILSDPGVVEAAIWFHDAVYDTRAKDNEGRSAALAALLLKDRLAPARLAAVVAMIEATATHQVPAIGGEDAALFLDMDLSILGEAPAVFDAYEQGVRLEYAWVADDRWRQGRAAVLAGFLGRPRIFHTDIFRDRYEAPARANIRRSLARLGA; translated from the coding sequence ATGCCCCTGATTGACGACGCGCTGAAGGCGGATCTGCTGGCACGCTACGGCGAGGCCGGGCGCCACTATCATGGCATGGGCCACATCCAGGCCCTGCTCGGCCTGGCCCGTGACCATGCCGGCATCCTGTCGGATCCCGGGGTGGTGGAAGCCGCCATCTGGTTCCACGACGCCGTCTACGACACCCGCGCCAAGGACAACGAGGGCCGGAGCGCGGCCCTGGCGGCCTTGCTGCTGAAGGACCGGCTGGCGCCGGCGCGCCTGGCGGCGGTGGTCGCGATGATCGAGGCGACGGCAACCCACCAGGTGCCGGCGATCGGCGGCGAGGATGCCGCCCTGTTCCTGGACATGGACCTGTCGATCCTGGGCGAGGCGCCCGCGGTGTTCGACGCCTACGAGCAGGGGGTCCGCCTGGAATATGCCTGGGTAGCCGACGACCGCTGGCGCCAGGGACGCGCCGCCGTGCTGGCGGGTTTCCTCGGCCGGCCCCGGATCTTCCACACCGACATTTTCCGTGACCGCTATGAAGCACCGGCCCGGGCGAACATTCGCCGCTCGCTTGCGCGTCTGGGCGCCTAG
- a CDS encoding M48 family metallopeptidase, whose translation MSSPQRLRHRRPFALAAALLLFLTAIVPAAAQQARPSLQLIRDAEIETYIRDMAKPIFEAAGLEDDAVRIILIQDPTLNAFVAGGQNLFLYTGTLLAVSTPEQLMGVIAHETGHIAGGHLVRSTEALRNATIQQIIATVLGAVAILGGGGQAGAAVMMGGAQIAQRSFLQYSRTQESSADQAAVSFLDKLHITSRGLGEFLQLIERDQLRLRSNQNPYVYTHPLTPERVAALETRTNQSPYVDSAAAPKYVEMLARIQGKLRGYIDNPEVTLRRTSSKSTTVADRYARVVALYRKPDVPAFVAEIDALLASYPNDPYLLELKGQGLLENGKVAESIEPYTLAVKYAPANR comes from the coding sequence TTGTCGTCGCCGCAACGCCTTCGTCACCGCCGTCCTTTCGCACTCGCAGCCGCCCTGCTCCTGTTTCTGACGGCCATCGTGCCGGCAGCCGCACAGCAGGCGCGGCCGTCGCTGCAGCTCATCCGCGACGCCGAGATCGAGACCTATATCCGCGACATGGCCAAGCCGATCTTCGAGGCCGCCGGCCTGGAAGACGATGCCGTGCGCATCATCCTGATCCAGGACCCCACGCTCAACGCCTTCGTGGCAGGCGGGCAGAACCTGTTCCTCTATACCGGCACCCTGCTGGCGGTCAGCACGCCCGAGCAGTTGATGGGCGTGATCGCCCACGAGACCGGCCATATCGCGGGCGGCCACCTGGTGCGCAGCACCGAAGCCCTGCGCAACGCCACGATCCAGCAGATCATCGCCACGGTGCTGGGCGCCGTCGCCATCCTGGGCGGTGGCGGCCAGGCGGGTGCGGCCGTGATGATGGGCGGCGCCCAGATCGCCCAGCGCAGCTTCCTGCAATATTCCCGCACCCAGGAATCCTCGGCCGATCAGGCGGCCGTGTCGTTCCTCGACAAGCTGCACATCACCTCGCGCGGACTGGGCGAATTCCTGCAATTGATCGAGCGCGACCAGTTGCGCCTGCGCAGCAATCAGAACCCCTATGTCTACACCCACCCGCTGACCCCTGAACGGGTGGCGGCGCTGGAAACCCGGACCAACCAGTCGCCCTATGTCGATTCGGCGGCCGCGCCGAAATATGTCGAGATGCTGGCGCGCATCCAGGGCAAGCTGCGCGGCTATATCGACAACCCGGAAGTCACCCTGCGGCGCACCTCCTCGAAATCGACGACGGTCGCCGATCGCTATGCCCGCGTCGTCGCGCTGTACCGCAAGCCCGATGTGCCGGCCTTCGTCGCCGAGATCGACGCCCTGCTGGCCAGCTATCCCAACGACCCCTATCTGCTGGAGCTCAAGGGTCAGGGCCTGCTGGAAAACGGCAAGGTGGCCGAATCGATCGAGCCCTACACGCTGGCGGTCAAGTATGCCCCGGCGAACCGTTGA
- a CDS encoding MFS transporter: MTPAAPTAPSTQLGLAFSSVAHSFSHLFTLLYATVILSVEKEWGLPYDELAWASIPLFVMFGAGAIPAGWLGDRWSAPGMIAVFFIGLGAASIATGFATNLTGITIGLTLIGLFASIYHPVGIAWLVRNAANRGRALGINGIFGSLGTAAAAVIAGFLADRYGWQAAFIVPGAVSILVGIVFVALMRTGRIFDLPHDLAPTPPPSRGDVRRAFWVLSVTMLMAGLIFQSTSVGLPKLFEDRAGGLVDSTFGIGLLVSAVYLVSALTQYLGGELADRYPARTVYLVAQLLQIPAILLAVFLSGSALVGVAAIMVSFNVVGQPAENSLLAHYTPPAWRGRAFGAKFVLTLGVSSLGVSLVPIIHRLTGSLDGLLMVLAIFAGIAALFCLMLPADRPASEAVQPAE; encoded by the coding sequence ATGACACCTGCCGCCCCCACCGCCCCCTCGACCCAACTGGGCCTCGCCTTTTCCAGCGTGGCGCACAGCTTCTCGCACCTGTTCACCCTGCTCTATGCGACCGTGATCCTCAGCGTCGAGAAGGAATGGGGCCTGCCCTACGACGAGCTGGCCTGGGCCTCGATCCCGCTGTTCGTGATGTTCGGTGCCGGCGCCATTCCCGCCGGCTGGCTGGGCGACCGGTGGAGCGCGCCGGGCATGATCGCCGTCTTCTTCATCGGCCTGGGCGCCGCCTCGATCGCCACCGGCTTTGCCACGAACCTGACCGGCATCACCATCGGCCTGACCCTGATCGGCCTGTTCGCCTCGATCTATCACCCGGTGGGCATCGCCTGGCTGGTGCGCAACGCCGCCAACCGGGGCCGGGCCCTGGGCATCAACGGCATCTTCGGCTCGCTGGGTACCGCGGCGGCGGCCGTGATCGCCGGCTTCCTCGCCGATCGCTATGGCTGGCAGGCGGCCTTCATCGTGCCGGGCGCCGTCTCGATCCTGGTCGGCATCGTCTTCGTCGCCTTGATGCGCACGGGCAGGATCTTCGACCTGCCCCACGATCTGGCGCCGACGCCGCCGCCCAGCCGGGGCGATGTCCGCCGGGCCTTCTGGGTGCTGTCGGTGACCATGCTGATGGCCGGGCTGATCTTCCAGTCGACCTCGGTCGGCCTGCCCAAGCTGTTCGAGGACCGCGCCGGCGGCCTGGTCGACAGTACCTTCGGCATCGGCCTGCTGGTCTCGGCGGTCTACCTGGTCTCGGCCCTGACCCAGTACCTGGGCGGCGAACTGGCCGACCGCTACCCGGCGCGCACGGTCTATCTGGTCGCGCAGCTTCTCCAGATTCCGGCGATCCTGCTGGCGGTCTTCCTCTCGGGCTCCGCCCTGGTGGGCGTCGCCGCCATCATGGTCTCGTTCAATGTGGTGGGCCAGCCAGCGGAGAATTCGCTGCTCGCCCACTATACCCCGCCCGCCTGGCGCGGCCGGGCCTTCGGCGCCAAGTTCGTGCTGACCCTGGGCGTCTCGTCGCTGGGTGTCAGCCTGGTGCCGATCATCCACCGCCTGACCGGTTCGCTCGACGGCCTGCTCATGGTGCTGGCGATCTTCGCCGGCATCGCCGCCCTGTTCTGCCTGATGCTGCCGGCCGACCGCCCCGCAAGCGAAGCGGTCCAGCCGGCCGAATAG
- a CDS encoding CoA-binding protein: MPYPRDTDAIRQILTQTKTIALVGASPNPARPANEVMGFLLRRGYRVIPVNPGQAGKEILGQPAVARLADITEPVDMVDIFREVSAIPGVVDEAIAIGAKTVWMQLGLAHEDARLKAEAAGLRVVMDRCPAIEIPRLGI; this comes from the coding sequence ATGCCCTATCCCCGCGACACCGACGCCATCCGCCAGATCCTGACCCAGACAAAGACCATCGCCCTGGTCGGCGCCAGCCCGAATCCGGCCCGCCCGGCCAACGAGGTGATGGGCTTCCTGCTGCGCCGGGGCTACCGCGTGATCCCGGTCAATCCCGGCCAGGCCGGCAAGGAAATCCTGGGCCAGCCGGCCGTCGCCAGGCTGGCCGACATCACCGAGCCGGTGGACATGGTCGATATTTTCCGCGAGGTCTCGGCCATTCCCGGCGTCGTCGACGAGGCCATCGCCATCGGCGCCAAGACCGTCTGGATGCAACTGGGCCTCGCCCATGAAGACGCCCGCCTGAAGGCCGAGGCGGCGGGCCTGCGGGTGGTCATGGATCGCTGCCCGGCCATCGAGATCCCCCGCCTGGGTATTTGA
- a CDS encoding COX15/CtaA family protein codes for MSVAGAMQSQSQRQQGGLIARPTNRPVAIWLFTISVLLLAMVVLGGVTRLTDSGLSITTWKPVSGALPPMSDADWAVEFQNYQQIPQYELVNKGMALDEFKWIFWYEWAHRLLGRLIGLVFALPYLWFLFRGRLDRPMAWRLGGILLLGGSQGALGWFMVASGLTERVSVSQYRLAAHLGLAFIIQAAVFWTALDLWRGRVVQVASRGLSTAAFVVLGLVFLQILLGAFVAGLDAGLAYNTWPLMDGDLVPAGLFSHVPAWIDPFENSITAQFLHRHFAVVVALAVLALALLVRGRVPRAGDAAGLLAFAVMLQFILGVWTLLAVVPVHLGALHQALAFILFTLGLNLAHRLRRP; via the coding sequence ATGAGCGTAGCAGGTGCCATGCAAAGCCAATCGCAGCGCCAGCAGGGCGGCCTGATCGCACGCCCGACCAACCGGCCGGTGGCGATCTGGCTGTTCACCATCTCGGTCCTGCTGCTGGCCATGGTCGTCCTGGGCGGGGTGACCCGGCTGACCGATTCCGGCCTGTCGATCACCACCTGGAAGCCGGTTTCCGGCGCCCTGCCGCCGATGTCGGATGCCGACTGGGCGGTCGAATTCCAGAATTACCAGCAGATCCCGCAGTACGAACTGGTCAACAAGGGCATGGCCCTGGACGAGTTCAAGTGGATCTTCTGGTATGAGTGGGCGCACCGCCTGCTGGGCCGCCTGATCGGGCTGGTCTTCGCGCTGCCTTATCTCTGGTTCCTGTTCCGGGGCAGGCTCGACCGGCCCATGGCCTGGCGCCTGGGCGGCATTCTGCTGCTGGGCGGATCGCAGGGCGCGTTGGGCTGGTTCATGGTCGCCTCGGGCCTGACCGAGCGGGTTTCGGTCAGCCAGTATCGCCTGGCCGCCCATCTGGGCCTTGCCTTCATCATCCAGGCGGCGGTGTTCTGGACCGCACTGGACCTGTGGCGGGGCAGGGTGGTGCAGGTCGCCTCGCGGGGCCTGTCGACGGCGGCCTTCGTCGTGCTGGGCCTCGTCTTCCTGCAGATCCTGCTGGGCGCCTTCGTCGCGGGCCTTGATGCGGGGCTGGCCTACAACACCTGGCCGCTGATGGATGGCGACCTGGTGCCGGCCGGCCTGTTCAGCCACGTCCCGGCCTGGATCGACCCGTTCGAGAACAGCATCACCGCCCAGTTCCTGCACCGCCATTTCGCCGTGGTGGTGGCGCTTGCGGTGCTGGCCCTGGCCCTGCTGGTGCGGGGCAGGGTGCCCCGGGCCGGCGACGCGGCCGGCCTCCTGGCCTTCGCCGTCATGCTCCAGTTCATCCTGGGCGTCTGGACCCTGCTGGCCGTGGTGCCGGTTCACCTGGGGGCCCTGCACCAGGCCCTGGCCTTCATCCTGTTCACCCTGGGGCTGAACCTGGCCCATCGGCTGCGGCGGCCCTGA
- a CDS encoding cytochrome P450, producing the protein MAVPAYSMVSDEIPDPWSLPIDQVDPSRAELYLHNRHGDYFRRLRQEDPVHFTAGGSFGPYWSITKFNDIVAVETNHKVFSSQPSIVIGEPTDDFVPPMFIAMDPPKHDVQRHAASPGVSPARLSDLEALIRERVGTILDGLPIGEEFNWVERVSKELTTQMLAILFDVPWEDRYLLPYWSDVSTTSEAVGIPTDMAERKRILMECLAYFTRLWHERAAAPPKFDFISLMAHNPETRDMVNDPMELIGNLMLLIVGGNDTTRNSISGGVVALNQFPRQYAKLKADPGLIPNMVSEIIRYQTPLSHMRRLATEDIEFGGKLIRKGDKVVMWYASGNRDETVIDQPDEFLIDRDRARHHMAFGFGIHRCMGNRVAEMQLRVLWEEIMKRFSHIELVGEPRRVLSNFVNGFEEVTVRLRQ; encoded by the coding sequence GTGGCCGTTCCAGCCTATTCGATGGTCTCCGACGAGATCCCCGACCCGTGGTCCCTGCCGATCGACCAGGTCGATCCCAGCCGGGCCGAGCTTTACCTGCACAACCGCCACGGCGACTATTTCCGCCGCCTGCGCCAAGAGGATCCGGTCCACTTCACGGCCGGCGGCAGCTTTGGCCCCTATTGGTCGATCACGAAGTTCAACGACATCGTGGCGGTGGAGACCAACCACAAGGTTTTCTCCTCGCAGCCCAGCATCGTGATCGGCGAGCCGACCGATGATTTCGTGCCGCCCATGTTCATCGCCATGGACCCGCCCAAGCACGATGTGCAGCGCCATGCGGCCTCGCCGGGCGTCTCGCCGGCGCGCCTGTCCGACCTCGAGGCGCTGATCCGCGAGCGGGTGGGCACGATCCTGGACGGGCTGCCGATAGGCGAGGAATTCAACTGGGTGGAGCGGGTCTCCAAGGAACTGACCACCCAGATGCTGGCCATCCTGTTCGACGTGCCGTGGGAGGATCGCTACCTGCTGCCCTACTGGTCGGACGTCTCGACCACCTCGGAAGCCGTCGGCATCCCCACCGACATGGCGGAACGCAAGCGCATCTTGATGGAGTGCCTGGCCTATTTCACGCGGCTGTGGCACGAGCGGGCGGCGGCGCCGCCGAAGTTCGATTTCATCTCGCTGATGGCCCACAACCCCGAAACCCGGGACATGGTCAACGACCCGATGGAATTGATCGGCAACCTGATGCTGCTCATCGTCGGCGGCAACGACACCACGCGCAATTCGATCTCGGGCGGCGTGGTGGCGCTCAACCAGTTCCCCCGCCAATACGCCAAGCTGAAGGCCGACCCGGGCCTGATCCCCAACATGGTCTCGGAAATCATCCGCTACCAGACGCCGCTCTCGCACATGCGCCGGCTGGCGACCGAGGATATCGAATTCGGCGGCAAGCTGATCCGCAAGGGCGACAAGGTCGTCATGTGGTACGCCTCGGGCAACCGGGACGAGACCGTGATCGACCAGCCCGACGAATTCCTGATCGACCGCGACCGGGCGCGCCATCACATGGCCTTCGGCTTCGGCATTCACCGCTGCATGGGCAACCGGGTGGCGGAAATGCAGCTCCGCGTGCTGTGGGAAGAAATCATGAAGCGCTTCAGCCATATCGAGCTGGTGGGCGAGCCCCGCCGCGTGCTGTCGAACTTCGTGAACGGCTTCGAGGAGGTGACGGTCCGCCTCCGGCAATGA
- a CDS encoding sensor histidine kinase, giving the protein MSNALAGEKRDSTGMPGSRQAVSTEVPPDWTRVVRDFAHDLNSQLQPIVSLTALALEDLPRDSETWSDLEIVQEAADRAAALVSALSDYARKGAPRAARATVFAALAEAPGCKQVQVDLPDDLMIEEGALGETLATLFGDLAPLIGQADRLCLSADGRGLSLQVALGAGEACAAPDLTRSRAVAARRNMTLARHDLSADTVDIRLAMAADR; this is encoded by the coding sequence ATGAGCAACGCGCTGGCCGGCGAGAAACGCGACAGCACCGGCATGCCGGGTAGCCGGCAGGCTGTATCGACAGAGGTTCCACCAGATTGGACGCGGGTCGTCCGCGACTTCGCCCACGACCTGAACTCCCAGTTGCAACCGATCGTCAGCCTGACCGCCCTGGCCCTGGAAGACCTGCCCCGGGACAGCGAAACATGGAGCGATCTGGAGATCGTCCAGGAGGCTGCCGACCGCGCCGCCGCCCTGGTCTCGGCCTTGAGCGATTATGCCCGCAAGGGCGCGCCCAGGGCCGCCCGGGCCACCGTCTTTGCCGCCCTCGCCGAGGCGCCGGGCTGCAAACAGGTGCAGGTCGACCTGCCTGACGATCTGATGATCGAGGAGGGCGCGCTGGGGGAAACGCTCGCCACCCTGTTCGGCGACCTGGCGCCCCTGATCGGGCAGGCCGACAGGCTGTGCCTGAGCGCCGACGGCCGGGGCCTTTCGCTCCAGGTCGCGCTGGGTGCCGGCGAGGCCTGCGCGGCGCCGGATCTGACGCGAAGCCGTGCCGTCGCCGCCCGCCGCAACATGACGCTCGCCCGCCACGACCTGTCGGCAGATACCGTCGACATCCGCCTGGCGATGGCGGCCGATCGATAG